In Roseomonas fluvialis, one genomic interval encodes:
- a CDS encoding thiamine pyrophosphate-binding protein encodes MTSAAEAPPTWHDILRQVFKDQGISLVPYVPDNVLRPLLDGIHADPFFTAFPCAREEEAIGIATGAIMAGRRAAVLMQTSGFATLPNVLASLPVAFQVPVVMVVSERGTMGEFNPGQAIVCRTMRPILDSMGIEHHTMTRLDEAAFMADRTIRQAFATRWPACLILSPLLTGKRS; translated from the coding sequence ATGACGAGCGCCGCCGAAGCGCCCCCCACCTGGCACGACATCCTGCGCCAGGTCTTCAAGGACCAGGGCATCAGCCTGGTCCCCTACGTGCCCGACAACGTGCTGCGGCCGCTGCTCGATGGCATCCACGCCGACCCCTTCTTCACCGCCTTCCCCTGCGCGCGTGAGGAGGAGGCGATCGGCATCGCCACCGGCGCTATCATGGCCGGCCGTCGGGCCGCGGTGCTGATGCAGACCTCCGGCTTCGCGACGCTGCCAAATGTGCTGGCATCGCTGCCCGTGGCGTTCCAGGTGCCGGTGGTGATGGTGGTGAGCGAACGCGGCACGATGGGCGAATTCAACCCCGGCCAGGCGATCGTCTGCCGCACCATGCGCCCGATCCTCGACAGCATGGGGATCGAGCACCACACCATGACGCGGCTCGACGAGGCCGCGTTCATGGCCGACCGCACCATCCGGCAGGCCTTCGCCACGCGCTGGCCGGCCTGCCTCATTCTCTCGCCGCTGCTGACGGGGAAGCGGTCATGA
- a CDS encoding YaiI/YqxD family protein, whose translation MDLPARPRLLVDADACPVRDEAARVAARLGLELILVTNGSRPVRPPGTPLARLVVVSEGADKADDWIAHAAGPLDICLTADIPLAARCLAAGAFALSFKGHAWTPDNIGAALAGRELARHLRESGVAGGGQAPMGAQDRSRFLNALDAMCQAALRRAGARG comes from the coding sequence ATGGACCTTCCCGCCCGGCCGCGCCTGCTGGTCGATGCCGATGCCTGCCCCGTCCGCGACGAAGCCGCGCGCGTCGCCGCACGGCTGGGGCTCGAACTGATTCTGGTGACCAACGGCTCGCGCCCGGTGCGCCCGCCCGGCACGCCGCTGGCGCGCCTGGTGGTGGTCAGCGAGGGTGCCGACAAGGCCGATGACTGGATCGCACACGCGGCGGGACCGCTGGACATCTGCCTGACGGCCGACATCCCGCTGGCGGCGCGCTGCCTCGCGGCCGGCGCCTTCGCACTGTCGTTCAAGGGGCATGCCTGGACGCCGGACAATATCGGCGCGGCGCTGGCGGGGCGCGAATTGGCGCGGCACCTGCGCGAAAGCGGTGTTGCGGGCGGCGGCCAGGCGCCGATGGGCGCACAGGACCGGTCGCGCTTCCTGAATGCGCTCGATGCGATGTGCCAGGCGGCGCTGCGGCGCGCCGGAGCGCGCGGGTAG
- a CDS encoding M23 family metallopeptidase — protein sequence MRQTRPTTRLTSMPTVAGLVLAAALLPGAVQAAPCPIALPVAGEYSSGFGPRGRGFHPGVDLRAPHGSPVRAAVGGTVVFTGRWYAYGTIIDIEHRDGTVARYAHLSRIAAEVRPGAQVLPGQLIGAVGRTGRTTGAHLHVELRRFGRPVDPWPWLTRTACNSDGTQVAEGAEAPRR from the coding sequence ATGCGCCAGACGCGCCCGACGACGCGCCTGACCTCCATGCCCACCGTGGCCGGCCTGGTGCTTGCTGCCGCGCTGCTGCCCGGCGCGGTGCAGGCTGCGCCCTGCCCGATCGCGCTGCCGGTGGCGGGGGAGTATTCCTCGGGCTTTGGGCCGCGGGGGCGCGGCTTCCACCCTGGGGTGGACCTGCGCGCGCCGCATGGTTCGCCGGTGCGTGCTGCGGTCGGCGGCACGGTGGTGTTCACGGGACGCTGGTACGCCTACGGCACCATCATCGACATCGAACACCGCGACGGGACGGTGGCGCGCTATGCACACCTGTCGCGCATCGCGGCCGAGGTGCGCCCCGGTGCGCAGGTGCTGCCTGGGCAGTTGATCGGCGCGGTCGGGCGCACCGGGCGCACCACCGGGGCGCATCTGCATGTCGAACTGCGCCGCTTCGGCCGCCCGGTCGACCCCTGGCCGTGGCTGACCCGCACCGCTTGCAACAGTGATGGAACACAGGTTGCCGAAGGCGCGGAAGCGCCGCGACGATAG
- a CDS encoding thermonuclease family protein: MIFRRRRLPPDLHDALRAADRRDAWQRLRDRLRPPWWLRWGAALGLAGLAVAIGWQAGLIRPVAPIPRVVHGIPEGTPAPLARFTARVGVVDGDTLSVGHERLRIHGIDAPEMAQPCERAGRPYACGDAARDAMAGILGRGVVTCAQLDTDQYRRRIVRCHDEAGRDIGAELVRQGWALAFTRFSTDYLRQEAEARAARRGLWEGRFDPPWDWRARSRN; encoded by the coding sequence GTGATCTTCCGCCGCCGCCGACTGCCGCCCGACCTGCATGATGCCCTCCGCGCGGCGGACCGCCGCGACGCCTGGCAGCGCCTGCGCGATCGGCTGCGGCCGCCATGGTGGTTGCGCTGGGGCGCGGCCCTGGGCCTCGCGGGCCTGGCTGTCGCGATCGGCTGGCAGGCCGGGCTGATCCGCCCCGTCGCGCCGATCCCGCGCGTGGTCCATGGCATCCCGGAGGGCACGCCGGCTCCTTTGGCCCGCTTCACCGCCCGCGTTGGCGTGGTGGATGGCGATACGCTGTCCGTGGGCCACGAGCGCCTGCGCATCCATGGCATCGACGCGCCTGAGATGGCGCAGCCCTGCGAACGCGCCGGCCGGCCCTATGCCTGCGGGGATGCCGCGCGCGACGCTATGGCCGGCATCCTCGGCCGCGGCGTGGTCACCTGTGCGCAGCTCGACACCGACCAGTATCGCCGGCGCATCGTGCGCTGCCACGACGAGGCCGGTCGCGATATCGGCGCGGAGCTGGTGCGCCAAGGCTGGGCGCTCGCCTTCACGCGCTTCTCGACCGACTACCTCCGCCAGGAGGCCGAGGCACGCGCAGCCCGTCGTGGCCTGTGGGAGGGCCGCTTCGACCCGCCCTGGGACTGGCGCGCGCGATCGCGCAACTGA
- the mnmA gene encoding tRNA 2-thiouridine(34) synthase MnmA: MRVLVAMSGGVDSSVVAALLVEQGHEVVGATLQLYDHGAAIRKKGACCAGQDIHDARDVADRLGIAHYVLDREQVFRREVIGDFADTYARGETPIPCIRCNQTVKFRDLAALAADLGCEALATGHYARRVDGVHGAELHRAADAARDQSYFLAATTRTQLTLARFPLGDMPDKASVRALAARFGLAVADKPDSQDICFVPEGRYDTLVGRLRPEALAAGEIATSDGRVLGTHEGIARYTVGQGRGLGTASWDGADKLFVAGVDAPARRVIVAPRGAIESTQAIAAEVNWLVDAPDAPLRCQVKLRAREAPRDATVAWDAATGLLRITLDAPGIVAPGQACVMYDGDRVLGGGFLRARGSVDSARAAA; encoded by the coding sequence ATGCGCGTGCTGGTCGCCATGTCCGGCGGCGTCGACAGTTCCGTTGTCGCCGCGCTGCTGGTCGAACAGGGGCACGAGGTGGTGGGCGCCACCCTGCAACTCTATGACCACGGCGCCGCCATCCGGAAGAAGGGCGCGTGCTGCGCCGGACAGGACATCCATGACGCCCGCGACGTGGCCGATCGCCTCGGCATCGCGCACTACGTGCTGGACCGCGAGCAGGTGTTCCGGCGCGAGGTGATCGGCGACTTCGCCGACACCTACGCCCGCGGCGAGACGCCCATCCCCTGCATCCGCTGCAACCAGACCGTCAAGTTCCGCGACCTGGCCGCGCTCGCCGCCGACCTGGGCTGCGAGGCGCTGGCCACCGGCCATTACGCGCGGCGCGTGGATGGCGTGCACGGCGCCGAACTGCACCGCGCGGCGGATGCGGCGCGCGACCAGTCCTACTTCCTCGCCGCCACCACGCGCACACAACTCACCCTCGCGCGGTTCCCACTGGGCGACATGCCGGACAAGGCATCGGTGCGCGCGCTCGCCGCGCGCTTCGGCCTGGCGGTTGCCGACAAGCCCGACAGCCAGGACATCTGCTTCGTGCCCGAGGGCCGCTACGACACGCTGGTGGGCCGGCTGCGCCCCGAGGCGCTGGCGGCCGGGGAGATCGCCACCAGCGATGGCCGCGTGCTCGGCACGCATGAGGGGATCGCGCGCTACACGGTCGGGCAGGGCAGGGGCCTTGGCACCGCGTCGTGGGATGGGGCGGACAAGCTGTTCGTCGCGGGGGTGGATGCACCGGCCCGGCGCGTCATCGTCGCGCCGCGCGGCGCGATCGAGTCCACCCAGGCCATCGCGGCCGAGGTGAACTGGCTGGTTGACGCGCCGGACGCACCGCTGCGCTGCCAGGTGAAGCTGCGCGCGCGCGAGGCCCCGCGCGATGCGACGGTGGCCTGGGATGCCGCCACCGGACTGCTGCGCATCACGCTCGATGCACCGGGAATCGTCGCCCCCGGCCAGGCCTGCGTGATGTATGATGGGGACCGCGTGCTGGGCGGGGGCTTCCTGCGCGCACGCGGATCGGTTGACAGCGCACGGGCCGCGGCCTAA
- a CDS encoding TenA family protein, translating to MAAPRWETDFGAEGGLFRRLRAAAANDWAGYTWHPFVQRLSDGTLPLPAFRHYLIQDYLFLIHFARAKALAVVKGESLAAMRDKAAAVLAILDETKLHLKYCAGWGLSESDVVATPETAETVSYTRWVLDRGLAGDILDLEVALVPCTVGYGEVALRILADPARRVQDNPYQSWIDTYAAEDYQAMARAAAARIDALGVSHGGEARFARLAADFAEAARLEQRFWQQGLAA from the coding sequence ATGGCCGCGCCGCGCTGGGAGACCGACTTCGGCGCCGAGGGCGGCCTGTTCCGTCGCCTGCGCGCCGCGGCCGCCAACGACTGGGCCGGCTACACCTGGCATCCCTTCGTGCAGCGCCTGTCGGACGGCACGCTGCCCCTGCCGGCCTTCCGGCACTACCTGATCCAGGACTACCTGTTCCTGATCCATTTCGCCCGCGCCAAGGCGCTGGCCGTGGTGAAGGGCGAGAGCCTGGCGGCCATGCGCGACAAGGCCGCCGCGGTGCTCGCGATCCTGGACGAGACGAAGCTGCACCTGAAGTACTGCGCCGGCTGGGGCCTCAGCGAGTCCGACGTGGTCGCGACGCCCGAGACCGCCGAGACCGTCTCCTACACCCGCTGGGTGCTCGACCGCGGGCTTGCGGGCGACATCCTGGACCTGGAAGTCGCGCTGGTGCCCTGCACGGTCGGCTATGGCGAGGTCGCGCTGCGCATCCTGGCCGACCCGGCGCGCCGCGTGCAGGACAACCCCTACCAGTCCTGGATCGACACCTACGCCGCCGAGGACTACCAGGCCATGGCCCGCGCCGCCGCCGCGCGCATCGATGCGCTGGGCGTGAGCCATGGCGGGGAAGCCCGCTTCGCCCGCCTGGCGGCCGACTTCGCCGAGGCCGCGCGGCTCGAGCAGCGCTTCTGGCAGCAGGGCCTCGCCGCATGA
- a CDS encoding ferredoxin family 2Fe-2S iron-sulfur cluster binding protein: MPKMVFVQRDGTRKEVDAPLGLSVLEIAHRHGVDIEGACEGSLACSTCHVIVDPSWYGKLAKATEDEEDMLDLAFDLQETSRLGCQLIMTDALDGLTVKLPAGSRNAGG; the protein is encoded by the coding sequence ATGCCGAAGATGGTCTTCGTTCAGCGCGATGGCACGCGCAAGGAAGTGGATGCGCCGCTCGGGCTCTCGGTGCTCGAGATCGCGCACCGCCACGGCGTGGACATCGAAGGGGCCTGCGAAGGCTCGCTCGCCTGCTCCACCTGCCATGTCATCGTGGACCCGTCCTGGTACGGCAAGCTCGCCAAGGCGACGGAGGACGAGGAAGACATGCTCGACCTCGCCTTCGACCTGCAGGAGACCTCGCGCCTGGGCTGCCAGCTCATCATGACCGATGCGCTGGACGGCCTGACCGTCAAGCTGCCGGCCGGCAGCCGCAACGCCGGCGGCTGA
- a CDS encoding cysteine desulfurase family protein: MPAPNRPLYLDHHATTPPDPRVLAAMRPWWEENFANPASIEHTLGRAAEEAVEQARAHIAELIGAEAREIVLTSGATEANNLAIKGVARFARANPDLRFAASQGTDRRRIITAATEHKCVLESVRDLAAEGFEPVILPVDANGLLRPDALREAVDDRTLLVSIMAVNNEIGVIQDLAALGAVAKQHGALFHTDAAQAAGRIPLDVQAIQADLLSLSAHKMYGPKGIGALYVRRRPRVRLAPLFSGGGQERGLRSGTLPAPLVVGFGEAARIAAIEGMLDTGRIAGQRDRFLNALRAAIPGIELNAPDAPRVAGNASVVFPGGATAQAIMEAAPGLCVSTGSACSSAEVEPSYVLRAIGLDEARARATLRIGIGRFTSPADVDRAAAMLGQAWAQATSGTSRAAE; the protein is encoded by the coding sequence ATGCCCGCCCCCAACCGCCCCCTCTACCTCGACCACCACGCCACCACCCCGCCGGACCCGCGCGTCCTCGCCGCCATGCGCCCCTGGTGGGAGGAGAACTTCGCCAACCCTGCCAGCATCGAACACACCCTCGGCCGCGCTGCCGAGGAAGCCGTCGAACAGGCCCGCGCCCACATCGCCGAGCTGATCGGCGCCGAGGCCCGCGAGATCGTGCTGACCTCCGGCGCCACCGAGGCGAACAACCTCGCCATCAAGGGCGTCGCGCGCTTCGCGCGCGCCAATCCCGATCTACGCTTCGCCGCCAGCCAGGGCACCGACCGCCGCCGCATCATCACGGCCGCCACCGAGCACAAATGCGTCCTCGAATCCGTCCGCGACCTGGCCGCCGAGGGGTTCGAACCCGTCATCCTCCCCGTCGATGCCAACGGCCTGCTGCGCCCCGACGCCCTGCGCGAGGCAGTCGACGACCGCACCCTGCTGGTCAGCATCATGGCCGTGAACAACGAGATCGGCGTGATCCAGGACCTGGCCGCCCTCGGCGCGGTGGCCAAGCAGCACGGCGCCCTGTTCCACACCGATGCCGCGCAGGCCGCCGGGCGCATCCCGCTCGATGTGCAGGCGATCCAGGCCGACCTGCTCTCCCTCTCCGCCCACAAGATGTACGGCCCCAAGGGCATCGGTGCCCTGTATGTCCGCCGCCGCCCGCGCGTGCGCCTGGCACCCCTGTTCTCCGGCGGCGGCCAGGAACGCGGCCTGCGTTCGGGCACACTGCCCGCGCCGCTGGTCGTCGGCTTTGGCGAGGCCGCCCGCATCGCCGCCATCGAGGGCATGCTCGACACGGGCCGCATTGCCGGCCAGCGCGACCGGTTCCTCAATGCTCTGCGCGCCGCCATCCCCGGCATCGAACTGAACGCACCGGACGCCCCGCGCGTCGCCGGCAATGCCTCCGTCGTCTTCCCCGGTGGCGCCACCGCCCAGGCCATCATGGAGGCCGCGCCCGGCCTTTGCGTCTCGACCGGTTCCGCCTGTTCCTCGGCCGAGGTCGAACCCTCCTACGTGCTGCGCGCCATCGGCCTGGACGAAGCCCGCGCCCGCGCCACCTTGCGGATCGGCATCGGACGCTTTACCTCGCCCGCCGATGTGGACCGCGCCGCCGCCATGCTGGGGCAGGCGTGGGCGCAAGCGACATCCGGAACAAGCAGGGCGGCGGAGTAG